Proteins from one Candidatus Obscuribacterales bacterium genomic window:
- the dcd gene encoding dCTP deaminase, whose amino-acid sequence EYFRIPRSILTICVGKSTYARCGIIVNVTPFEPEWEGHATLEISNTTPLPARLYAGEGIAQVIFFEADEICERSYADKQGKYQAQQEITLPRI is encoded by the coding sequence GAGTATTTCCGGATTCCCCGAAGTATCCTCACGATTTGTGTGGGAAAGTCGACGTATGCACGCTGCGGCATTATTGTAAATGTCACGCCCTTCGAGCCAGAGTGGGAAGGGCATGCGACACTCGAGATCTCGAACACCACACCCCTCCCTGCGCGCCTCTATGCGGGAGAGGGGATTGCCCAGGTCATCTTCTTTGAAGCGGATGAAATATGTGAGCGGTCTTACGCGGACAAGCAAGGCAAGTATCAGGCTCAGCAAGAGATTACCCTACCCCGCATCTAG